One part of the Pecten maximus chromosome 1, xPecMax1.1, whole genome shotgun sequence genome encodes these proteins:
- the LOC117334068 gene encoding transient receptor potential cation channel subfamily M member 1-like: protein MTSDNRPPTLVAFLVGDSVGFIPKPWPRDRFKEALVDTLEAFGEPWVICECQQNDDGQDWLTVTKIAMEARSEYIEMKCTKPESSCTQENAQLKHSILEKAKAEDVNDTFCLLGITEENILTVLSNERGLPDQFNQLPDELKKKGFHGVHDTMLFLEEKISKTMVTSPNLNEIAGRTFKMKVPTLVIVVEGDLETISHVAEAVKKDIPVLLVRGSGMAADLIGYCMEEEGAIETRAPLLFGICFSKENFESLVTNIKTIVKHKSKVTEFNILTDSVTSLKDKVTESIIRVWALAHVKGEDTAADFGYNPTNQTADVDDVPAAAQYNLPKQHNGVPRRTSKIVPISDKAVRPKSTESNRKVTSNKDMKPSPIARYMLYQILQSPQHLLGCLKHETLLSLKLGKSLLAYALKEDLGDIVELLIDKGIKLEWADAERPSKETHLDEERKSPYEDGKSLYEEMYRERKRCQTNQARACIADIIELPEAQGLREKTGAWQIGCSVISYTIGTDAESKETNIMTPSDLLLWAVLNNNMKMAEIFWKRSHEPILTALIACTILRKMSRKAHHLKEREMEDKMLLHSRVFRQRAIDVTQRLYETNDQEAIFTLELENKTPVWGIRENALEFSQAHNIYDFVAHHVPQRSFDKIFYGGDFFHDNDLQNPKPSKKMRTCWKFRFYDVLTFFKALVASPISKFAIHYIFFSLFLVCLSAFVMTNITSEKWPINEKTVYEYCSYVWLFADILEEYVPPAVYMLMEHFHSSQWKRRAWNHMNNFWNAMDFLSYVVLVTGIFVRFLYETTDFGISRRFFTIGLFLMYMRFLHVLLIRRKIGPTIIMLKEGLKELMRFFVIMAVFIISAGVFYHANLYPNHYDMFSTFGVRYWSVWKVIYLPYWSVYGEFKDEIEGNDSTDNCSYNQTVYMNDPDIVRCPEKDWMVSLMSGFFVLILNLLLVNLIIAMFSFRFEEINKNSDQFWRFHRSQVILEFRRRIPVPLNLLLRPIAILWFCITKSEREQQNEADVEARAKLDKKQQILARRWVLSESDAQMFFDK, encoded by the exons ATGACGAGCGACAATCGGCCGCCGACTCTGGTGGCGTTTCTCGTTGGAGATTCAGTTGGATTCATTCCAAAGCCATGGCCAAGAGATAGGTTCAAGGAGGCCCTTGTCGACACTCTCGAGGCTTTTGGAG AGCCCTGGGTGATATGTGAATGTCAACAAAATGATGATGGACAAGACTGGCTCACTGTCACTAAAATTGCCATGGAAGCTAGAAGTgaatatattgaaatgaaatgcaCCAAACCAGAAAGTTCCTGTACACAGGAAAATGCACAGCTGAAACACTCGATATTGGAAAAGGCGAAGGCTGAAGATGTCAATGATACATTTTGCTTGCTAGGAATCACG gAAGAAAACATTCTGACTGTGTTGTCAAATGAAAGAGGCTTACCAGACCAGTTTAATCAGTTGCCTGATGAATTGAAGAAGAAAGGTTTTCATGGAGTACATGACACAATGTTGTTCTTAGAGGAGAAGATTTCGAAAACAATGGTGACGTCACcgaatttaaatgaaattgcAGGCAGAACATTTA AAATGAAAGTACCAACACTTGTCATCGTGGTTGAGGGCGACCTTGAAACGATCAGTCACGTGGCCGAAGCTGTTAAGAAAGACATTCCTGTGCTGTTGGTACGTGGATCGGGCATGGCAGCTGACTTAATTGGATACTGTATGGA GGAGGAAGGCGCCATAGAAACTCGTGCACCATTGCTGTTTGGAATATGTTTCTCGAAAGAAAACTTCGAATCGCTGGTTACAAATATAAAGACTATAGTGAAACATAAAAGCAAG GTCACTGAATTCAACATTTTGACTGATAGTGTGACGTCATTGAAGGACAAAGTAACCGAAAGCATCATTCGGGTCTGGGCCCTGGCTCATGTTAAAGGAGAAGATACGGCCGCCGACTTCGGGTACAATCCAACAAATCAAACTGCTGATGTCGATG ATGTACCAGCAGCCGCCCAGTACAATTTACCCAAGCAACACAACGGTGTCCCTCGACGAACGAGTAAGATTGTGCCAATTTCTGATAAAGCTGTTCGTCCTAAATCAACGGAGAGCAACAGAAAAGTTACTAGCAACAAAGACATGAAGCCGTCACCAATTGCACGCTACATGCTCTACCAGATACTTCAGTCTCCACAACACTTGTTGGg TTGCCTGAAACATGAAACTCTTTTATCATTGAAGCTTGGGAAAAGTCTCCTTGCATATGCACTCAAAGAAGACCTTGGCGATATAGTAGAGCTACTCATTGACAAGGGAATCAAACTTGAATGGGCGGATGCTGAACGACCAAGCAAAGAAACCCATCTAGATGAAGAAAGGAAGTCTCCGTATGAAGATGGAAAATCTCTGTATGAAGAG ATGTATAGAGAACGAAAGAGGTGTCAGACAAAccag GCAAGGGCGTGTATTGCGGATATCATAGAG CTCCCAGAAGCACAAGGTTTACGTGAAAAGACAGGTGCATGGCAGATCGGCTGCAGCGTTATATCCTACACAATCG GCACCGATGCAGAATCCAAGGAGACTAACATCATGACGCCATCTGATTTACTCTTGTGGGCAGTCTTGAACAACAATATGAAGATGGCGGAAATATTTTGGAAGCGTTCCCACGAGCCTATCC TTACAGCTCTCATTGCGTGTACCATACTAAGGAAGATGTCAAGGAAAGCACATCATTTAAAGGAAAGGGAAATGGAAGACAAAATGCTGTTACACTCACG GGTGTTTCGACAGAGAGCCATCGATGTCACTCAAAGGTTGTACGAAACTAACGACCAAGAAGCTATATTTACATTAGAACTAGAAAACAAGACGCCTGTATGGGGTATTCGGGAGAACGCCCTTGAATTTTCCCAAGCACACAACATTTACGATTTTGTGGCCCACCATGTTCCTCAAAGAAgctttgacaaaatattttatggCGGGGACTTCTTTCATGATAATGATTTACAAAACCCTAAG CCTTCTAAGAAGATGAGGACCTGCTGGAAGTTTCGGTTTTATGATGTCTTAACCTTTTTCAAGGCTTTGGTCGCTTCTCCGATTTCGAAATTCGCTATCCACTAT attttcttTAGCTTATTCCTGGTATGCCTAAGTGCATTTGTCATGACGAACATCACGTCTGAAAAATGGCCCATAAACGAAAAAACAGTTTATGAGTATTGCTCGTACGTTTGGCTGTTTGCTGACATATTGGAAGAATACGTGCCACCAGCCGTCTACATGTTAATG GAACACTTTCATTCGTCACAATGGAAACGAAGAGCTTGGAACCACATGAACAATTTCTGGAACGCAATGGACTTCTTATCCTACGTCGTGCTGGTAACCGGGATATTTGTGCGATTCCTCTACGAAACTACAGATTTCGGAATATCCAGACGTTTTTTCACCATTGGCCTATTTCTGATGTACATGCGGTTTCTCCATGTTTTACTTATTAGAAGGAAAATTGGCCCAACAATTATCATGTTAAAGGAGGGG ctGAAAGAGTTGATGCGATTTTTTGTGATCATGGCTGTATTTATCATCAGTGCTGGGGTGTTCTACCATGCCAATCTGTATCCGAACCACTACGACATGTTCTCGACTTTTGGTGTTCGGTATTGGAGCGTTTGGAAAGTCATATACCTCCCATACTGGTCGGTATATGGCGAGTTCAAAGATGAAATCGAAG GTAACGACTCCACGGATAATTGCAGCTACAATCAAACCGTGTACATGAATGACCCGGATATCGTGAGGTGTCCTGAAAAAGACTGGATGGTTTCCCTTATGTCTGGATTCTTCGTCCTGATATTGAACCTGTTACTGGTGAATCTAATCATTGCTATGTTTAG TTTCCGATTcgaagaaataaacaaaaactcGGACCAGTTTTGGCGTTTTCACAGAAGCCAAGTGATTTTGGAATTCCGAAGGAGAATTCCTGTACCTTTAAACTTGTTGCTTCGACCGATTGCGATTCTGTGGTTTTGTATAACAAAAAGCGAACGCGAGCAGCAGAATGAAGCAG ATGTGGAAGCCAGAGCTAAACTAGACAAAAAACAGCAAATATTGGCACGTCGATGGGTATTATCAG AAAGCGACGCTCAGATGTTCTTTGACAAATAA